In a single window of the Coffea eugenioides isolate CCC68of chromosome 3, Ceug_1.0, whole genome shotgun sequence genome:
- the LOC113766207 gene encoding protein FAR1-RELATED SEQUENCE 5-like yields the protein MQQAGIRTSHIMRLLAVQAGGYRNLGFHETDMYNALNRQRQVAVGDGDSDSALAFLLGKQRGDPNLFFKYSVDGHGRLNRLFWADSVCRDDYRCFGDVLVFDSTYNTNQYRFPLVVLCGVNNHYSTCIFACAFIVREGDEGYDWVISTFLEAMNGRKPIAVVTDGDKSMRKCIKKFMPTAKHRLCSFHLEMNAATNVRDKEFLQAFKTCMFMNSTTINFETRWAGVVRRFRLENNEWVKKMYRKRELWAMAFLRGNFFGGVRSTQRCEKMHQVLKLHLTPKLKFFECLQTYDLEVGRLRHEERRQRAVTEHTTLLGATQLQALEKHAAELFTRSTFVVVREEMKKQGLFCMINGRDDGINAVHFMKHPYNYSYYTVVYNRSTRHMKCSCLKMETHGLPCCHMFRAMLFEELKKIPPNCIMKRWTR from the coding sequence ATGCAACAAGCAGGAATAAGAACAAGTCACATTATGAGACTACTAGCTGTACAGGCTGGGGGATACCGCAACCTGGGTTTCCATGAAACAGATATGTACAATGCGCTGAATCGGCAGAGGCAGGTAGCAGTTGGTGATGGGGACAGCGATTCGGCACTTGCATTCTTGTTAGGCAAGCAACGAGGTGATCcgaatttatttttcaaatattctGTAGATGGCCATGGCCGCCTGAATCGCTTGTTTTGGGCTGATTCCGTGTGTAGAGACGACTATAGATGCTTTGGGGATGTGCTAGTGTTCGACAGCACGTATAATACAAACCAGTACAGATTTCCATTGGTTGTGTTGTGTGGGGTTAACAATCACTACTCGACATGTATCTTTGCGTGTGCTTTTATCGTTCGCGAAGGAGATGAGGGATATGATTGGGTTATAAGTACATTCTTAGAAGCAATGAATGGGAGGAAACCGATAGCAGTGGTGACAGATGGGGACAAGTCCATGCGAAAGTGCATTAAAAAATTCATGCCCACAGCTAAGCACAGACTTTGCAGCTTCCATTTGGAAATGAATGCTGCTACAAATGTAAGGGACAAAGAGTTCTTGCAGGCATTCAAGACCTGCATGTTTATGAATTCTACAACAATTAATTTTGAAACGAGGTGGGCAGGGGTTGTCAGACGTTTTCGGCTTGAAAATAACGAATGGGTTAAGAAGATGTACCGCAAGAGGGAGCTCTGGGCTATGGCTTTCCTGAGAGGCAACTTTTTCGGAGGAGTGCGGAGTACCCAAAGGTGCGAGAAAATGCATCAGGTCTTAAAATTACATCTGACCCCCAAGTTGAAGTTTTTTGAGTGCCTTCAAACATATGACTTGGAGGTGGGCCGGTTGCGACATGAAGAGAGGCGTCAACGGGCTGTCACAGAGCACACTACCCTTCTCGGTGCGACACAGCTGCAGGCGCTGGAAAAACATGCTGCTGAACTGTTTACTAGGTCCACTTTCGTTGTGGTACGGGAGGAAATGAAGAAGCAGGGGCTATTTTGTATGATTAATGGCAGGGATGATGGAATAAATGCTGTGCACTTCATGAAGCATCCGTACAATTACTCCTACTACACTGTGGTGTATAACAGGTCCACGCGACATATGAAGTGCTCGTGCCTGAAAATGGAAACACACGGCCTGCCTTGTTGTCACATGTTTCGTGCAATGCTATTTGAGGAACTGAAAAAGATCCCTCCAAACTGCATCATGAAGAGGTGGACTCGATAG